In the genome of Leptotrichia sp. HSP-536, the window ATGATTAATGCTGGAAATCAGGATGAAGAAGAAAAAGATACATATATTGACTTTATACAAAAAATATTTTTAAAAGGATTTATGACTTACTTGGCAAATAACGGAAGATTAAGCCTAATATATATTGGAAGCGATGAAGAAACAAATACTTCTTTAGCAGAAAAAAAGCAAGAATTTGATAAATTCTTGAAAAAATATGAACAAAATAATAATATTAAAATTCCATATGAAATAAATGAATTTTTAAGAGAGATAAAATTAGGAAATATATTAAAATACACCGAAAGATTGAACATGTTTTATTTAATTTTAAAATTGCTTAATCATAAAGAATTGACTAATTTGAAGGGAAGTCTTGAAAAATATCAGAGTGCAAATAAAGAAGAAGCTTTTTCAGATCAACTTGAACTTATAAATCTTTTAAATTTAGATAATAATAGAGTAACAGAAGATTTTGAATTAGAAGTGAATGAAATTGGAAAATTTTTAGATTTTAATGGAAATAAAATAAAAGATAGGAAAGAATTGAAGAAATTTGACACAAATAAAATATATTTTGATGGAGAAAATATTATAAAGCATAGAGCTTTTTATAATATAAAAAAATATGGGATGTTAAATTTACTTGAAAAAATAGCTGATAAAGCGAAGTATAAAATAAGTTTAAAAGAATTGAAAGAATACAGTAATAAAAAAAATGAAATAGAAAAAAATTATACAATGCAGCAAAATTTACATAGAAAATATGCAAGACCTAAAAAAGATGAAAAATTTAATGATGAAGATTATAAAGAATATGAAAAAGCAATTGGAAATATACAAAAATATACTCATTTGAAAAATAAAGTTGAATTTAATGAATTAAATTTATTGCAAAGTTTACTATTAAGAATACTTCATAGGCTTGTAGGATATACTTCAATTTGGGAAAGGGATCTAAGATTTAGATTAAAAGGTGAATTTCCTGAAAATCAGTATATTGAAGAAATATTTAATTTTGATAATAGCAAGAATGTAAAATATAAAAATGGACAGATTGTTGAAAAGTATATAAGTTTTTATAAAGAATTATATAAAGACGATACAGAAAAAATAAGTATCTATTCTGATAAAAAAGTAAAAGAATTAAAAAAAGAGAAAAAAGATTTGTATATACGAAATTATATAGCACATTTTAATTATATTCCAAATGCTGAAGTTTCACTTTTAGAAGTGCTGGAAAATCTAAGAAAACTGCTTTCTTATGACAGAAAACTTAAAAATGCAATTATGAAATCAATAGTGGATATATTGAAAGAATATGGTTTTGTAGCAACATTTAAAATAGGAGCAGACAAGAAAATAGGAATTCAGACTTTAGAATCGGAAAAAATTGTACATTTGAAAAATTTAAAAAAAGAAAAATTAACGACTAATAGAAATTCAAAAGAATTGTGTAAACTTGTGAAAGTTATGTTTGAGTATAAAATGAAAGAAAAAAAATCTGAAAACTAAAAAATGTAAAGTAATTTAACTCAAAAAAGAAAATCATATCTGGAGAAATAAGTATCAGAGAAAAAATCATAAGAAAAGAAACAAAAATTTTGGAATATTAGTTTGCATTATCAAAAAAATATGATAAAATAAATTAACGGGGTAATCTAAATCGCTAGAGTGTGTCTGGAAACTATTAAAATATATTTAATTTTTTCAGGCACACTCTAAATAAACAAGTAAATAAAATATAAAATATTATCCCATAATTCGATGGGATTTAGAGTACCCCAAAAATAAAGGGGACTAAAACCACTTTCCTTTCTCCTCTAATAAAACAAGTCTGGATTTAGAGTACCCCAAAAATAAAGGGGACTAAAACGGGGAATGTAATGAGAAAATATTAATTATTGCGATTTAGAGTACCCCAAAAATGAAAAGTGCTGAAATATATAGGTTTCTAAATTTAATATTGTCTAAATTTGTTAACAAAATAAAAATATTGATTTTAATAAAGAGCTGTAAAGCTCTTTTTTGTTTATCTGTTCAACAAAAAATTTTTTAAACAAGTACTTTCCACTTATTTAATAAGTGTTACAATAGTTTTGTAATTTAGAAGTTGCACAATAAAAACAGATATAGAAATTGATTTTTTAACGTTTTAGATGATTTTGGTATACTTTTACAATTTTTTAGAAAAAATGTTATAATAATAATAAATCTTCAATTTAAGGAGAAAGAATATTATGAAAATTACTTATAAAGGGATTGGCTCTGATTTAAAGAATATATTGTTTGAAGAGTTTGAAAAAAATGAGAAGACACTTTTTGTATTTGAAAATTCGGCTTCGTTTTTTGAGATAAAAAGGGAATTTTTACAGAATGAGGAAATACAGCAGAAATTGGGAATTTTTCAGAATTTTAAGATGATGAATAGTTATGATTTTTATGAGAATGTCTTTATTACTGATAAAATTGTGGTAAAAGAGGAAAAGCAGGTTGTACTGTTTTATAATTCTTTGGACGAAAAGCTGAAGAAAAGGCTGGAAGTGTCGAGTTATTACGATATTATTGATATTGCCTATAATTATTACAATTTGTTTGCAGAATTGCAGGAGCATAAGATTGATTTGGAAAATATTGAATTGGAAAATTGGCAGAAAAATTTGTTTGAAACGTTGAAAATGGTGGATGAAAAGGTGAAAGAGACTTGTCAAATGAAAGGTTTGATTTTGCCGTATATGCTTAGAAATGTGGAAAATATTTCAGATAATTTTTTAGGAAAATATAAAAAGATTTGTTTTGTGAATAAAGTCAGATTTTCTCCGTTTGAAAAGGAAATTGTGAAAAATTTTGAGGAAAAGGGAATAATTGTGGAAAATATTTTGCAATTGTCAGAAAATGATTTTGATACGAAAGAATTGAAAATAAATGAAAGTTTTTCGTTGCCAGCGAAAGAGATTTTTGATGCGAAAGATATAAATATAGAAATTCATGAATTTAGCAGTAAATTTGGAGAATTGCTGGGGCTAGTGAGAAAATTGGAGGAAGTTGAGAAGGAGAGTAAAAAGGCAAGTAAGAAAAATGGAGCTTTGGGAGAAAATTATAGGATTTTTGATGCACAGGAAAATGCTGAAGAGGCGAAAAATGACTATCATCTTTTAAAACAGAAAAAAATTTCTTCAAATTTGGAAATAACTATGAAAGATACCAAGATATACAAAATCTTGAATTTGATTTACAATTTGCTGGACAATATGAAAGAAATTAATAGAAAAGATAAGGAAAAATTATTTTTGTTTCGGGTGAAAGATTTTTATGATGCATATAAATCTAATGATTTGCTAAATATTTTTGATTTAAAAGACAGCTACTACATCTTTCAGAATTTGGCTTCAAAAGATTATAAATACATTTCGAGAGAGGAATTGGAGCGAATTAATCAAGAAGATTTGAAAAAATTGGAAAAAGAGAATCAAAAGGAGAAATTTAAGGACATTTATAAAAAAAGAATGGCGGCTATCGGTAAAATTATTAATTTTGTTGAAGAACTGGAAAAAGTTTACGAGTATACGACATTGAAGGAATATGGCGATTATTTGGAAAAAATTTATTTGAATAATGAGGAGAAAGTGAAACAGGACAAGAATGTAAAAGACAAGTATTTTGAGGCTTTGTCGGAAATGGTCGTGCTGGAAGATTTTAGCTTTGACAATTTGTGGGATAAATTTTTTAATGAAAATATTTCAGCCAATTTATTAAAATTATTTTTGAAATATTTGGATAAAAAGTCGATTGGATTGAACTTGGAGGAAACTACTGAAGAAGATTTGGAAAATAGGTTTTCGATAAATTCGTTTCAAAATATTTCTGAAAATACGAAAGAAAATATAATTATTTTAAATTTGCAGGACTCATTCCCAAAAATAAAAATGAATAACTTTTTATTCTCGAAAATTCAACGTGCAAAAATGGGACTTCCAACAAGCGATGACAAAAAATTAATTGAAATGTTTAAAATTTATCAAAATATACTAAGTGCGAAAAATGTGTATTTAGCATATGTTAAGGATTTGGAGAAAAATATTGATTCGGCGAGCGTTATCGAGGAATTGAAATTAAAGTATGGAATTGAAGTGATAGAAGGTGAAATAAGTGAAGCGGAAGAGCTTTATTTTGTGAAAAAATATTTCTTGAAGGATAGAAAAGAGAAATGGGATAAAAAGGAAATTGGGGAGTTTATTCAATCAAAATTGGAGAAAGACCTTGGGAAAATAAATGCTGAAAAACTGAGCTTGGGATATTATTCATTTGAGAAAATGAGAGATTTTGAGTATGGGTATTATTTGGAAAAATTGATAGGGGAACAGGAAGTTGAAAAGATTGAAGACGAACTAAATGTTAAGATATTTGGAACGATAATTCACGCTTTTTACGAAAATGTCGTTATGAAAAATAAGGCAGACTTGGAAAATAAAACTTTTGAAATTGATAGAAACCAGCTGGCAGAAATTTTGGAAAATGTAATAAATTCATTTGAGTACAAAGTTCCTAAAGAATATTTGGAATTTTACAAAAAAGTTTCCTTTGAAGAAATTTTAAATTCAGCGGAAAAATATTTTGAAAAATTAATTAAGAAGCTGGAAACTGAAAAAAATATTCAAATTTATTTTGAAGAGAGAATAAAATTATCTTCGGAGAAAGAGCTGTTTGAGAATGTGTCTATTAATGGAGTTACAGATTTGCATATAAAAACGAGTGATAAAAATTATTTATTTGATTATAAGTCAGGGAAATTGAGAGATGAAAAAAAGGGTTATAAAACTGACAAAGTTTATAAAGCAATGGAACAGCTAGATTACTATTCATTAATGCTGGAAAATGACAATATTGAAAAAATTATTGTAGATACTTGGGAAGGTGCGTTAGTATCAGATGAGAGAACTGAAGATAAAAAATTAACTAAGGAAAATATTGAGGAAGTAATTAGCAGATACAGAAATAGCGAATTTTATGATTTGGGCAATTTCAAAGATTCAAAAAATTATTTTTATAAAGAATATGCAAATATTTGTAGAAGGGAGGATGAATTAAGCGATGAAGACGAATAATATAATTTTGAAAGCTAGTGCAGGAACGGGGAAAACGTATAGATTGTCGCTAGAATTTATAGCTAATTTGATAAGAGGTGTTAATTATAAAAATATAGTCGTGATGACTTTTACGAAAAAAGCTACAGCTGAAATTAAAGAGAGAATTTATGATTTTTTACATCAAATCGCTTTTGACGAGGGTAACGGAATAGAATTAGAAAAAAATTTAAAAGAAATCTATAAATTTGATAATTTGAATAAAAAGGAATTGCAGAATATTTATTTTGAAATGATAAAAAATAAAGAGGATATTCGGATTTCCACAATCGACGGTTTTACTAACCAAATCTTTAAAAATGCAATAGCACCATATTTTAATGTTTATAATTATGAAACTTTGGATAAGGAAACGGATGAATTTTACACTAAAGTTTTGATAAAAATAATTGAAAATAAAGAAAATTTTGAAAATTTCAAATTTATTTTTGATGAGAAAAAAGAGAAAAAAAATATAAAAACATATATGAAGATTATTGAAGAAATACTGGAAATGCAGTCGAAGTTTCTTTTGGCACGGGATTTTGAGATGCCAGAGAATAACAGTAAAGTATCGTATAATTTTTTAAATAGCTTAGATGATATGATAGAAACGTTAAAGGAAGCAGCTAATAAAAAAGGAAGTAAAAGTATTTATAGAAAATCATATGAAAATTTTTTCTTTGAGTATACAAAAATTTTAGAAAATCAGGAGTTCAGTGAAAATGAAAAATCAAAAGAAAAATTAGAATTAGTTAAGCAAAATAAAGGTTTGTTAATAATGGTTAAAGAAAAAGAACCATATTGGAAAAATTCTGTTGTAAGCGACACTAAAAAATTTGATATGTCAGCTGAAAAAGAAAGTGTTGAAAAAAGTAAAGACCAGCTGAAAGAAAGATTATCTAAATATATTTATTTAACAGAAGTCCTGCCGTTAGACAAAAAATTAAAAAATATTGCTCAAACGATATTTAACATTGCCAAAAAAATAAAAATTTCTTCAAAAAAATTTACTCACAATGATATTTTGGTGTACACGTACGAATTTATTTTCAATAAGGAATTAAAATTTGTAGAAAATGACAAAGTTACGGAAGAATTTCTTGAATTAATTGGTGGAAAAATAGATACAATAATGATTGATGAGTTTCAAGATACAAGCATTTTGCAGTGGAAAATTTTGAAATTAATGTTGAATACTTCAGAAAATATTATTTGTGTTGGTGATGAAAAACAAAGTATTTATAACTGGCGTGGCGGTGAAAAGGAATTATTTGAAAAATTGGAAACAATGATTGAAGGAAATGTTCAAACTTTGGATAAATCGTATAGAAGTTACAAGCAAATTATCGAAAATGTTAATAAAATATTTAACGGATATGACATTGACTGGAATTATACGGATTCTAGCTACAGAGAAGATGAAGAGTATAAAAGAGGATATTTTGGGTATTTCATCCAAGAGGCAAAGAAAGAGAAAGAAAAAATTTATACAAAAATTGTTGATATGATAAAAAATGGTCAAATCAAAAATTTAGGTAAAAGTGCAGTTATCTGCCGTAAAAATGCTCATTTAAAAGAAATCGCAGCAGCATTAAATGAGGCGAAAATTCCGTATACACTTGAAAGTAAAGCAACGATTTTGGAGTATAAGCCGATTGTTTCAATGTACCAGTTAATTAAATTTTTTGCATTTGATAATTTTAAATATTTACTGGAATTTGTAAGAAGTGACTTGATTGGCGGATTGAATAGCCACGTAAAGTATCTGCTTGAAAATAGAAATGAGATTATAAAGTATTTTAATGAAAATTCTAAAATAAAAGGTTTTGAAGAGTTTATTAACATCCAAAAAGATGACGAGATAAAAGGAAAACTTTTAGAATATAAAAAAATTAATACTTTAGAAAGAAATGGTTTAATTTTTGAAGAAATTATCGAGAAAATTAAAGAATTGAGAGCATTGTCGATAAACTTGAATGATAAATATCAAAAAGAAAATTTTTCAAGAAAACTTGTTGAGAACTTTGAGATAACGAAATTTTATTCTACAAACAGTGATTTGAAGAATATTTTTATATTTTTTAACATTTTAAAAAAATACAATAATTTGTATGAATTTGTAACATTTATCGAGGAAGAAAAGGAAAATGTGAAACAGGTTAGCAGCAAGGATGTTAATGCAATAAATTTGATGACAATTCACGCTTCAAAAGGATTGGAATTTGATACGGTATTTTATTACAAAAGAGAATCAAATAAAGGAAATTCAAATAAAAATAATTTTAAAAGTTATTTAGATTTTGATGAAAAATTTAATAATGTGAAAAAATTTGTAATATTGTTTACAGATTATGATAAAAAAATGGTTGAGAATGAATTGAGTGAAATGAAAGATAAAAATTCTAAAAAAGAGGAAATGGAAGAAATTAACAATGATTATGTTGCATTAACTCGTGCTAAAAAAAATCTGATATTATTATTTGATGCTGAAATTTCAAAAGAAAAAGGATATACTGATCCTTTGGCAAAAAGAGTGATTGATGTTTATAAAGATGAAAATAAATATGCAATAGGTGAAATTGTAGAATCGGAAATTCCTGAAGAAACAACAGATACATCAGATGTAAAAGTGAGCGATAATTTACTTAAAACATATTTTGACGATGACAAATTTGCTGTAAAAAAATCTTCAAATACATTGGAAAATGAGTTTAAGCGTAAAAAAGGACTTGCAATGCACTATTACTTTGAGCATATCTTAAATGATTTGGAAAATGATAAAATAGTTGCAAAATCAGCATTGTACAGCCGATATGGAAATATGCTTGGGAAAAATATTGTTGAAAATTTGATAGAGAGAGTAGATAAATTCATTTCGGAAAATTTGGAGATATATAGTTCGAAATATAAAGTTTATACGGAATTTGAAATTTATGATTCTTGTGGAAAAAAGCGAATTATTGACAGAATCAATATTGATGAAAAAAATAAGAAAATTCATATTTATGATTATAAGACTGGATTTGAGCCTGAAACGAACGAGAAGTATCAGGAGCAGATTAATGAATATAAAGAAATTTTGAAAAATAAAATTTATGGATATGAAATAGTTGCTAAATTGTTAGAAGTTTAGGGAATTTTTGAAAAAAACGGATTTTTCTATTTTAAAAATAAGATTAATAGGTTATAATAATATAAAATGATTAAAATTTAGGAGGAAAGATATGTCAATATTAATTTTTGGACACAAAAATCCAGATACAGATACAATTTGTTCGGCGATTGCTTATGCGGAACTGAAAACTAAATTGGGAAAAGATGTTAAGGCTGTAAGACTTGGGGAAATTAATGAGGAAACTAAATATGCCTTGAACTATTTTAAAGCTGAAAAACCTGAATTGGTGGAAAATGTGGCTGGAAAAGAGATTATTCTAGTAGATCATAATGAAAGAACTCAAACTGCTGAAGGATTTGAAGAAGCAAAAATTTTGGAACTGATTGATCATCACAGAATTTCAAACTTTAATGTAGACGAGCCTTTGTATGCAAGAGTAGAGCCTGTTGGATGTACTGCGACAATTATTTTGAAATTATTTAAGGAAAATAATCTTGTACCAAGCAAAGAAACTGCTGGACTTATGTTAAGTGCGATTATTTCGGATACATTATTGTTCAAATCTCCAACTTGTACAGAATGTGATGTGAAGGCTGGGAAGGAACTGGCTGAAATTGCTGGAGTAAATGCAGATGAATACGGACTTGAAATGTTAAAGGCTGGAACTGCTCTTGGAGATAAATCTGAAGCAGAACTGTTAAATATGGATATGAAAATCTTTGAAATTGACGGTGCAAAAATCGGCGTAGCACAGGTTAATACTGTAAATGAAGCAGAAGTTTTGGAAAGAAAAGAAAAATTGCTTGCTGAAATTGATAATATTATTGCAAAAGATGGGCTAAAATTCTTTATGCTTGCAATTACAAATATTTTGACAAATGATTCTACGGCTCTTGTTTCAGGTAATGGAAATGATGTTATTGAAAAAGCGTTTGGAGAAAAAGTTGACAGTAATTTGGTGACTTTAAAAGGTGTAGTTTCAAGAAAGAAACAAATTATTCCGCCATTGACAAAAGCAATTCAAGGATAAATTTACAAAAATAAAAAGTAAGGAACTTAAAGAATGGCAATAGTAAAGTTAAAAAGAAGAGAAGAATTAAAAATATTATTTGCAATAAAATTGCCTGAAGTTATTTCTGAACTTTACAAGGCGATAAGAAGTAAAAGAATTGCAGATGAAATAGTAAGGAATTCTCTTAAAATAAAGAAAAATAGAGTGATTAATACTTTAGAACTAGTGGACGGCTTTGGAAATCAATTTTCTGTGCTTGTTATTTATGATAATATTTTGGAAGAAAAGGAGCTTTTAAAATATAATCTGGAAATTGAGGAAATTAATTTTAGAATTTTAGAATTTGATTTTAATGGTAAAATGGAAATTGAGGAAATGATAGGGCATATAAAAACAATATATAATTAAAGCCACTGTTTTTAAAATAAAAAATGTTAGGAAAGATCATGAAAAAAATAGTAATACTATTTAGCATTTTAATGTTATTAATTGTAAATATTGCGAATGCTAAAAGAAACAAAACCAAAAAGACAAGAAATACAGAAGAAAATAAAAAAGTAGAAAAAGTAGAAATAGGAAGTAAAAAATTTAATAAAATAATGGAAGAATTTCGGCTGGAAGCAACTATAAAAACTACAAAAGGGGATATTTCATTTTACTTATATCCTGAAGCAGCTCCTAAAAATGTTGCAAATTTTGTATTTCTGGCAAAAAAAAATTTTTACAATAATTTAACTTTCCATAGAGTTATTCCAAATGCATTAGTGCAAGGTGGAGATTATAAAGGCAATGGAACTGGAACAACAGGTTATTTTCTGAATGACGAATTTGTAAAATGGCTTAATTTTGATTATGAAGGAATACTGGCTCTAGCAAATTCTGGGCCTAATACTAATAGTAGCCAGTTTTTTATAACAATGCAGGCTATAAGCAGTTTAAATGGGAAACATACTATTATTGGTGGAACTAAGTCCCGTGAAGATTTAGGGAAATTAAGATTATTAAGACAAGGTGATAAAATCTTAGATATCGAGATTAAAGGAAAAAATGTCAATAAATTTTTAGATTATTTCCCAAATGAAGTTACAGAATGGGAAAGTAAATTAGAAAAACCTTTACCTTCAAATGAACAAAATGAAACAGAAAGCTCTCAATAAAATTTTGGGAGTTTTTCTTTTTAAATCCAGTTTTAAATAAATATAGTTCACAAGTTATACTAAAAGTGCTATAATAAATCTAATTCTTAATTAAAAAAAGATTCAAATATATTACAGTAAAATTGAAAAGAGGAAATATGCATAAGGAGTTTGCAGAAATTTACGATATTTTTATGAAATATGTAAATTATGATGGATGGTATAAATTTTTACGGACATTTATTAAAAAAAAGGGAACAGTTCTGGATTTGGG includes:
- a CDS encoding PD-(D/E)XK nuclease family protein produces the protein MKITYKGIGSDLKNILFEEFEKNEKTLFVFENSASFFEIKREFLQNEEIQQKLGIFQNFKMMNSYDFYENVFITDKIVVKEEKQVVLFYNSLDEKLKKRLEVSSYYDIIDIAYNYYNLFAELQEHKIDLENIELENWQKNLFETLKMVDEKVKETCQMKGLILPYMLRNVENISDNFLGKYKKICFVNKVRFSPFEKEIVKNFEEKGIIVENILQLSENDFDTKELKINESFSLPAKEIFDAKDINIEIHEFSSKFGELLGLVRKLEEVEKESKKASKKNGALGENYRIFDAQENAEEAKNDYHLLKQKKISSNLEITMKDTKIYKILNLIYNLLDNMKEINRKDKEKLFLFRVKDFYDAYKSNDLLNIFDLKDSYYIFQNLASKDYKYISREELERINQEDLKKLEKENQKEKFKDIYKKRMAAIGKIINFVEELEKVYEYTTLKEYGDYLEKIYLNNEEKVKQDKNVKDKYFEALSEMVVLEDFSFDNLWDKFFNENISANLLKLFLKYLDKKSIGLNLEETTEEDLENRFSINSFQNISENTKENIIILNLQDSFPKIKMNNFLFSKIQRAKMGLPTSDDKKLIEMFKIYQNILSAKNVYLAYVKDLEKNIDSASVIEELKLKYGIEVIEGEISEAEELYFVKKYFLKDRKEKWDKKEIGEFIQSKLEKDLGKINAEKLSLGYYSFEKMRDFEYGYYLEKLIGEQEVEKIEDELNVKIFGTIIHAFYENVVMKNKADLENKTFEIDRNQLAEILENVINSFEYKVPKEYLEFYKKVSFEEILNSAEKYFEKLIKKLETEKNIQIYFEERIKLSSEKELFENVSINGVTDLHIKTSDKNYLFDYKSGKLRDEKKGYKTDKVYKAMEQLDYYSLMLENDNIEKIIVDTWEGALVSDERTEDKKLTKENIEEVISRYRNSEFYDLGNFKDSKNYFYKEYANICRREDELSDEDE
- a CDS encoding UvrD-helicase domain-containing protein, whose translation is MKTNNIILKASAGTGKTYRLSLEFIANLIRGVNYKNIVVMTFTKKATAEIKERIYDFLHQIAFDEGNGIELEKNLKEIYKFDNLNKKELQNIYFEMIKNKEDIRISTIDGFTNQIFKNAIAPYFNVYNYETLDKETDEFYTKVLIKIIENKENFENFKFIFDEKKEKKNIKTYMKIIEEILEMQSKFLLARDFEMPENNSKVSYNFLNSLDDMIETLKEAANKKGSKSIYRKSYENFFFEYTKILENQEFSENEKSKEKLELVKQNKGLLIMVKEKEPYWKNSVVSDTKKFDMSAEKESVEKSKDQLKERLSKYIYLTEVLPLDKKLKNIAQTIFNIAKKIKISSKKFTHNDILVYTYEFIFNKELKFVENDKVTEEFLELIGGKIDTIMIDEFQDTSILQWKILKLMLNTSENIICVGDEKQSIYNWRGGEKELFEKLETMIEGNVQTLDKSYRSYKQIIENVNKIFNGYDIDWNYTDSSYREDEEYKRGYFGYFIQEAKKEKEKIYTKIVDMIKNGQIKNLGKSAVICRKNAHLKEIAAALNEAKIPYTLESKATILEYKPIVSMYQLIKFFAFDNFKYLLEFVRSDLIGGLNSHVKYLLENRNEIIKYFNENSKIKGFEEFINIQKDDEIKGKLLEYKKINTLERNGLIFEEIIEKIKELRALSINLNDKYQKENFSRKLVENFEITKFYSTNSDLKNIFIFFNILKKYNNLYEFVTFIEEEKENVKQVSSKDVNAINLMTIHASKGLEFDTVFYYKRESNKGNSNKNNFKSYLDFDEKFNNVKKFVILFTDYDKKMVENELSEMKDKNSKKEEMEEINNDYVALTRAKKNLILLFDAEISKEKGYTDPLAKRVIDVYKDENKYAIGEIVESEIPEETTDTSDVKVSDNLLKTYFDDDKFAVKKSSNTLENEFKRKKGLAMHYYFEHILNDLENDKIVAKSALYSRYGNMLGKNIVENLIERVDKFISENLEIYSSKYKVYTEFEIYDSCGKKRIIDRINIDEKNKKIHIYDYKTGFEPETNEKYQEQINEYKEILKNKIYGYEIVAKLLEV
- a CDS encoding manganese-dependent inorganic pyrophosphatase is translated as MSILIFGHKNPDTDTICSAIAYAELKTKLGKDVKAVRLGEINEETKYALNYFKAEKPELVENVAGKEIILVDHNERTQTAEGFEEAKILELIDHHRISNFNVDEPLYARVEPVGCTATIILKLFKENNLVPSKETAGLMLSAIISDTLLFKSPTCTECDVKAGKELAEIAGVNADEYGLEMLKAGTALGDKSEAELLNMDMKIFEIDGAKIGVAQVNTVNEAEVLERKEKLLAEIDNIIAKDGLKFFMLAITNILTNDSTALVSGNGNDVIEKAFGEKVDSNLVTLKGVVSRKKQIIPPLTKAIQG
- a CDS encoding peptidylprolyl isomerase; the protein is MKKIVILFSILMLLIVNIANAKRNKTKKTRNTEENKKVEKVEIGSKKFNKIMEEFRLEATIKTTKGDISFYLYPEAAPKNVANFVFLAKKNFYNNLTFHRVIPNALVQGGDYKGNGTGTTGYFLNDEFVKWLNFDYEGILALANSGPNTNSSQFFITMQAISSLNGKHTIIGGTKSREDLGKLRLLRQGDKILDIEIKGKNVNKFLDYFPNEVTEWESKLEKPLPSNEQNETESSQ